A stretch of Cicer arietinum cultivar CDC Frontier isolate Library 1 chromosome 5, Cicar.CDCFrontier_v2.0, whole genome shotgun sequence DNA encodes these proteins:
- the LOC101504041 gene encoding N-terminal acetyltransferase A complex catalytic subunit NAA10: MVCIRKATVNDLLAMQACNLFCLPENYQMKYYLYHILSWPQLLYVAEDYNGRIVGYVLAKMEEETNECHGHITSLAVLRTHRKLGLATKLMTAAQNAMEQVFGAEYVSLHVRKSNRAAFNLYTETLGYKIHDVEAKYYADGEDAYDMRKQLKGKQIHQHQHHHHHHHHGGGCCSGDMKAETKGNAKAI; encoded by the exons ATGGTGTGCATAAGAAAAGCAACAGTCAACGATCTACTTGCGATGCAGGCTTGCAATCTATTCTGTCTCCCTGAGAATTACCAAATGAAGTATTATCTCTATCACATCCTCTCTTGGCCTCAGCTTCTTTATGTCGCGGAAGATTACAACGGCCGTATTGTTGGTTACGTTCTCGCCAAAATGGAAGAGGAAACTAATGAGTGTCATGGTCATATTACTTCTCTCGCCGTTCTTCGTACTCATCGGAAACTTGGTCTCGCTACCAAACTTATGACAGCCGCACAAAATGCTATGGAACAG GTGTTTGGTGCCGAGTATGTCTCGCTGCACGTTAGGAAGAGCAACCGTGCTGCTTTTAATTTGTACACAGAGACCTTGGGGTACAAGATTCATGATGTGGAGGCCAAGTATTACGCTGATGGCGAGGATGCTTATGACATGAGGAAGCAACTCAAGGGGAAACAGATTCATCAACATCAGCAtcatcaccaccaccaccatcaTGGCGGTGGTTGTTGTTCTGGTGACATGAAAGCGGAGACCAAGGGGAACGCAAAAGCCATTTGA